ggcatatttattacactaCATGAATTTCTGCGTATAGTTAAACATTCCTTtctgttggaatgtgttgtaaagaaaaaatagattttactacaaagttataccgtagacataaaaatattgtcaccttatttattacagtaaaattttggcaacccagctgccagtactttaccgtaaatgtaacattttttaaaaatgtaccgtagacctaaaaatattgtcaccttcttttttacggtaaaatactggcaacccagctgccagtattttaccataaatttaacattatttttttttacagtgtaagtCTGCTCGCTGTCTTCTCTACTATTTTAATGTTGCCTCCCAGACACAGGCCCTAATTTTTATTTGTCTCTCTAAGTCTACCATATGTGCATACCCTTGAATAGACTTTACGCCATCCTGGGTCAATGCCCGCCTTGTACCATGATCCCAAAGTGGCTTAAATGAGCTTGACAACAGATGAGTGGATTAatttgactagatagatagatagatagatagatagatagatagatagatagatagatactttattaatcccattgggaaattcacattcttcagcagcagcatactgatacaataaataatattaaattaaagaatgataataatgcaggtgaaaaacagacaataactatgtataatgttgaatgttaacgtttacccccccgggtggaattaaagagtcgcatagtttgggggagaaacgatctcctcagtctgtcagtggagcaggacagtgacagcagtctgtcgctgaagctgctcatctgtctggagatgatactattaagtggatgcagtagattctccataattgataggagcctgctgagcgcccttcgctctgccacagatgttaaactgtccagctccatgccaacaatagagcttgccttcctcaccagtttgtccagacgtgaggcgtctttcctcttaatgctgcctccccagcacaccaccgcatagaagagggcgcttgccacaactgtctaatagaacatctacagcatcttattgcagatgttgaaggacgtcagccttctaaggtagtataaacggctctgtcctttcttgcacaaagcatcagtattagTTAACATGGCAGTAATTTTAAAAAGGGGAGCCTATATAATTACAAAATTGTAAGAGTGACCAAAAAATATAGTAATTAGATATATAAAATGTCCACATTCtgtaaacataaaaagagaaagaatcaGAATACAGCATGTAAAAAGCATTCATCACTAAAAGGGCATTAAGTCATTAACAagatttcataatattttttaaagctgTACCATCAAAAGTTGGTGTGCATTTCCATCATTCACTGGTAAACAAACACAAGTTGATGCAGTATACTTTTAATTTAGGTGGTTATCTTGAATTCTAGTTTACATGCCTTGACAAACACGGTTGTTAAAATAAAATCCCAATGCAGGAAGCAGTAGTTTACcaattccatccattcattttatgaactttgggcaatcctccgaataccggtcccaaattatttaacaactcttttcctatcgagtggacaatatttaggagcgggaacaataaggttagttataaccagcttacttatttaaaaatatagactGTTCGCCAGTTACTTGTCGACCTTTCAGTGGCGCAACTGCCACAAACGCAATCTTTTCGGCAATTATATGCATTTGCTCAGCGATAACTACAACATTTAGTTGCTCCGTGTTGAACCGTTACCACTAAGAGacgttgcagctgttgtgctggaattaatacaaaatattggaaatacatcttattgtcttgcaataaatgttttttcgcggctttcagtgtagtattgtccactcgataggaaaagagttgttaaataatttgggaccggtattcggaggattgccgaACTTTGTTTCAAGAAGGGGTTAAAATATAATGCTGGCGCATTGAAAAAAATTAGCAGGTCTTTTTGCCGCCAGCCCCAATGTATTGGAATCATTGTTAAGTTCACTTTGAGAACGGCACGACTTCGTTATCCGCCTTCCGTTGGTCCACTAGCggacacacacgcgcacgcgcacTCCCGTCACCAACTAGCACACATACCCACCATTGCTGGACTCCGCGGTGCTCAGCGTGCACAAACTCCCGCCAGACACGGTCCTCCTTCACCGTATCCTGCTTATCGACGTCTTCTCCGCCCCGATGCCCTCCTGGCGTTCCACTCCCGCTCTCCTTCGGCTTGCGGCTACTGGTAACAGGAACAGCAGAGTTGGAGGTTAGTGCTGCAACGGGTTTGCTAGGCACCCGGTAACCGGCTGAAGTTGTCCGCCGCAAGCGGCCCATTGGGAAGTGCTGCGCACGCGTGCCTTTCGCCTGAGCAGCTGTATCAGGGATTTCCAGGCACAGAATTTGCAGCGGGCGCGCTTTGGGCTTGTTTATCGTTTCCATTGGCAACGGAACTGAACTTCAATGAATATTCACATCGGAAGAGGGCATCCCTTTCCAAAGACTATCATTCCACATTTCAGGAGAAAATATAAAAGGAACAGTTGAAGTCCACGCGTTCGAATGTATGTAAGGCAGAAGGtcaagaaaaatatacagtagatagataactaatattttttttcagttagatTGCAGGTGCATGTTGTTTTGGGAAAGCAattatttcaatgtttttctttgtatttatttattttggcatgCCTCCAGGCCACATGAAACTGTCCTCTCAATGGGCTTCTGGGAAGAGCTCTTGTGCCCTCAGGATGTCACTCCCTGCCAGCTCAAATACAGGGCCAGTGTAGGGCTACAAGTTAAATGATCACATACATAATTTCTTTGGGGAAACGTGGTGGCAGTGCAAGCTGTCTCATGGATCCACTGTCCTCGTTGAAATCCCA
The sequence above is drawn from the Erpetoichthys calabaricus chromosome 3, fErpCal1.3, whole genome shotgun sequence genome and encodes:
- the c3h2orf50 gene encoding uncharacterized protein C2orf50 homolog isoform X1, whose product is METINKPKARPLQILCLEIPDTAAQAKGTRAQHFPMGRLRRTTSAGYRVPSKPVAALTSNSAVPVTSSRKPKESGSGTPGGHRGGEDVDKQDTVKEDRVWREFVHAEHRGVQQWERNWSFLKDFDQLGRPREEEHLPEYVSFYSEKVPNTMNQNIGSRMNTEIGQTLIRMDFLLQHGHRRKKLHEELMPC